The genomic stretch TGAACCTCCGCTACAAGTCGTCAGATGGCGTGACGAAGTTTTGCCACACGCTCAACAACACAGTGGCCGCGTCGCCGCGGATTCTGATTCCGATCCTCGAGAACTACCAGAACGCCGACGGCAGTGTGACCGTGCCGACGGTGCTCCGCAGCTACATGAGCGGATTGGACAGGATCACCTGACGATTCATCGAGCGCGCTTGGCCAGCAGGACTCGTCGCAACAGGCCCGGCGTCCACGTTGCCACGAGTGGCAAGAGCCATCGTTCGAGGCCCGTCGCTCGGGTCTTGAGCTTCGAAACCGCATCGCGCCTTTGGTCTGCCTTCCCGTGCGTCACGGCAACGCCGAGGTACGCGCGGGCGACGTGCCTGGCAGCGGCTTGCATCAGCGTGCGCTCCTCCTCGCCACGGAACGCATCGAGGTTCTTCTCGATTGCGATCTGGTGGAACCGCTCTCGATCCGGGAGATTCGCACTCAGGTTGTTCGGCTGCCCACTGCGGTACGCACTGGACGCCACTGGGTCGTAGCTCCATGTGTGGCCGGCTGCGAGGAAGCGGAGGAAGAACTCCAGATCGTGCCGACGCGTTTGGGAAACGTCCATTCCGCCGAGGTGAAGCCACGTGCTGCGACGGACAGAACAGGCGGACATGCCCGGGAAGATGTGGCTTCGCGTGTACCACTTGAGGTAGTCAATGCTCCCAAGTCCCCGGCGAACGCTGTGAGCGTTACTCTCGAGGAACGCGGTCTGCGGCAACGGGCGCTTGCGAACCTCGTCGCTGTCAGGGGCGACGTGATCAAAGTGG from Planctomycetota bacterium encodes the following:
- a CDS encoding glycosyltransferase family A protein, coding for MAQDRGQPTDNHAKLSVVIPAHNSERWLPTTLQSVRDQNRKADEVIVVDDGSQDGSADIATDFGVDQLVSTGGIGAAGARNAGAEAASGDWLVFLDADDIWYPDRLARTADAVAESSDDAVLYHFDHVAPDSDEVRKRPLPQTAFLESNAHSVRRGLGSIDYLKWYTRSHIFPGMSACSVRRSTWLHLGGMDVSQTRRHDLEFFLRFLAAGHTWSYDPVASSAYRSGQPNNLSANLPDRERFHQIAIEKNLDAFRGEEERTLMQAAARHVARAYLGVAVTHGKADQRRDAVSKLKTRATGLERWLLPLVATWTPGLLRRVLLAKRAR